One Salvia splendens isolate huo1 chromosome 12, SspV2, whole genome shotgun sequence genomic window carries:
- the LOC121758322 gene encoding uncharacterized protein LOC121758322, whose protein sequence is MNGEKKKRKMEESTVHVAPGENEDEDEDEEVKMENFFALIKSTREVWEQLAGTSEKKERATTADKPQPTPWNPTFMLEDFVEAPAPVVEKEGTSKEGEKRESGEKKGLELDLNLSL, encoded by the coding sequence ATGAACGgtgaaaagaagaaaagaaaaatggagGAAAGTACTGTTCATGTTGCTCCCGGTGAAaacgaagatgaagatgaagatgaagaagtgAAGATGGAGAATTTCTTCGCATTGATTAAGAGCACCCGAGAAGTGTGGGAGCAGCTGGCCGGTACGTCggagaagaaagagagagcCACTACCGCAGATAAACCTCAACCGACGCCGTGGAATCCGACATTCATGCTTGAAGATTTCGTGGAGGCGCCGGCGCCGGTGGTGGAGAAAGAAGGCACTTCTAAGGAGGGAGAGAAACGAGAGAGTGGTGAGAAAAAAGGATTGGAGTTGGACCTCAATCTCTCTTTGTAG